The DNA window GCATTGTCGAGCAGGTGCATTTCGTTGCCAGGCAAGGCCGGTATGCCGACGGCGGCCTCGCATAATCGCGACAAGGACTGTGCTTCCTCACCCAGCGAACGCCAATCGACCGCAGCGCGATTGTGTAGATCGGCCAGCCACTGGCGATACGGGCCGTGGATGCGGGCCGCATAGTCGGCGCGGCGGCGCCCCAAACGCAGTT is part of the Pirellulales bacterium genome and encodes:
- a CDS encoding PLDc N-terminal domain-containing protein, with protein sequence MFIHIDSPGWWTTSLLVADWVIRLGLSVRVIMRGRPVGFTLAWLAVVLSVPLVGAGAYLMFGELRLGRRRADYAARIHGPYRQWLADLHNRAAVDWRSLGEEAQSLSRLCEAAVGIPALPGNEMHLLDNA